A single genomic interval of Nonomuraea rubra harbors:
- a CDS encoding carbohydrate ABC transporter permease → MTTLTSRKPSRLAPWEERPSPIGQLGKGTLLTLILVAVLGPLYTIVLTSLSSSATVTRAGGLVLVPDGITFEAYRQIFSDTVVSRAVLVSTGVTVVGTLISAGVSILGAYSLSRPGSFLHRPLLFSVLLMFVFFPGIIPVYLMVSGLGLKDSYWSLILPTAVSAFNVVVLRSFFMNIPQEILDSARIDGAGEFRILFRIVLPMSKAVTAVVAMFYAVGYWNAWFNAMLYMDDTRKWPLALILRQYVVDSNPLPAATAGVTGDAPPTLAIKMAIVVIAVIPALIMYPLVQRHFTKGVIVGAIKG, encoded by the coding sequence ATGACCACGCTGACATCGAGAAAGCCCTCCCGGCTGGCACCCTGGGAGGAGCGCCCGTCACCGATCGGCCAGCTCGGCAAGGGCACCCTGCTCACCCTCATCCTCGTCGCCGTACTCGGCCCCCTCTACACCATCGTCCTGACCAGCCTGAGCTCCTCCGCCACCGTCACCCGCGCGGGCGGGCTCGTCCTGGTGCCGGACGGGATCACGTTCGAGGCGTACCGGCAGATCTTCTCCGACACGGTCGTCAGCCGGGCCGTGCTCGTCAGCACCGGGGTCACCGTCGTCGGGACGCTGATCAGTGCCGGGGTGAGCATCCTGGGGGCGTACTCGCTGTCGCGCCCCGGCTCCTTCCTGCACCGGCCGCTGCTGTTCAGCGTGCTGCTGATGTTCGTGTTCTTTCCCGGGATCATTCCCGTGTATCTGATGGTGAGCGGGCTGGGGCTGAAGGACAGCTACTGGTCGCTGATCCTGCCGACGGCCGTGTCCGCGTTCAACGTGGTGGTGCTGCGGTCGTTCTTCATGAACATCCCGCAGGAGATCCTGGACAGCGCCCGGATCGACGGGGCCGGGGAGTTTCGCATCCTGTTCCGCATCGTGCTGCCGATGTCGAAGGCGGTCACGGCTGTGGTGGCGATGTTCTATGCGGTCGGGTACTGGAACGCCTGGTTCAACGCGATGCTGTACATGGACGACACCCGGAAGTGGCCGCTGGCCCTGATCCTGCGCCAGTACGTGGTGGACTCCAATCCCCTGCCGGCGGCCACAGCCGGCGTAACGGGAGACGCCCCGCCCACCCTTGCGATCAAAATGGCCATCGTGGTGATCGCCGTCATCCCCGCCCTCATCATGTACCCGTTGGTCCAGCGCCACTTCACCAAGGGCGTGATCGTGGGCGCCATCAAGGGCTGA
- a CDS encoding ROK family transcriptional regulator, with product MITSTTGPQPADFADVRATNLAVVLRFVREHAPCSRADIAASTGLNKATVSSLVADLIDRRLVRETGLTENRVGRPATMLVLDGSPYAAIGVEINVDTVSAVATDLAGERLLTWRRSFSGGESVNQGVAGVGAIIRRVVSRMAREERQVLGLAVALPGLIDVQGIVRIAPNLGWHDADIGGDLAKALRDPGFPIQVDNDANLGALAEQRFGAHAGASDLVYLTGELGVGAGVILDGRLRRGGRGYSGEIGHVQLDPEGPVCRCGRRGCLEAMAGIGAVLRRDPSPAEIQIEIEEVVRLARAGDAGTLGTLGEVGRSLGRGVAILANLLNPEVVILGGYYVPLAPWLLPGVHEEVGSRVIAAEAGGLQVVASTLGYDAAALGGAARVLDSVDSGRLPGGLSRIP from the coding sequence TTGATCACTTCTACGACCGGCCCTCAGCCGGCCGACTTCGCCGACGTACGGGCCACCAATCTCGCGGTCGTGCTGCGGTTCGTACGCGAGCACGCGCCGTGCTCGCGCGCCGACATCGCGGCCTCCACCGGGCTGAACAAGGCGACGGTCTCCAGCCTGGTCGCCGACCTCATCGACCGCCGGCTGGTACGCGAGACCGGGCTCACGGAGAACCGCGTCGGCAGGCCGGCCACGATGCTCGTGCTCGACGGCTCCCCGTACGCCGCCATCGGCGTGGAGATCAACGTCGACACCGTGTCGGCGGTGGCCACCGACCTGGCGGGGGAGCGGCTGCTGACGTGGCGGCGCTCGTTCTCGGGGGGCGAGTCGGTCAATCAGGGCGTGGCGGGCGTCGGCGCGATCATCAGGCGCGTGGTCAGCCGCATGGCCAGGGAGGAGCGCCAGGTGCTCGGCCTGGCCGTGGCCCTGCCGGGGCTGATCGACGTGCAGGGCATCGTACGCATCGCGCCCAACCTCGGCTGGCACGACGCCGACATCGGGGGCGACCTGGCCAAGGCGCTGCGCGACCCCGGCTTCCCCATCCAGGTCGACAACGACGCCAACCTCGGCGCCCTGGCCGAGCAGCGCTTCGGCGCGCACGCGGGCGCGTCCGACCTGGTCTATCTCACCGGCGAGCTGGGCGTGGGCGCCGGCGTCATCCTCGACGGGCGGCTGCGGCGCGGCGGGCGCGGCTACAGCGGCGAGATCGGTCACGTGCAGCTCGACCCGGAGGGCCCCGTCTGCCGCTGCGGCCGGCGCGGCTGCCTGGAGGCCATGGCCGGCATCGGCGCCGTGCTGCGCAGGGACCCGTCCCCGGCGGAGATCCAGATCGAGATCGAGGAGGTTGTACGCCTGGCGCGCGCCGGTGACGCCGGCACCCTCGGCACGCTGGGCGAGGTGGGCAGGAGCCTGGGCAGGGGCGTGGCGATCCTGGCGAACCTGCTCAACCCCGAGGTGGTGATCCTCGGCGGTTACTACGTGCCGCTGGCGCCGTGGCTGCTGCCCGGCGTGCACGAGGAGGTCGGCTCCCGCGTGATCGCCGCCGAGGCCGGAGGGCTGCAGGTCGTGGCCTCGACGCTGGGGTACGACGCGGCCGCGCTCGGCGGTGCGGCCAGGGTGCTCGACTCCGTCGATTCGGGAAGATTGCCGGGAGGATTGTCGCGAATCCCTTGA
- a CDS encoding glycoside hydrolase family 3 protein: MIMQQPPFRDPAAPLRDRIDDLMSRLTLDEKVGLLHQYQAPVERLGLGAFRTGTEALHGLAWLGPATVFPQAIGLASTWDRDLVRRVGEATSDEVLAFHHKDPAGAGLNVWAPVVNPLRDPRWGRNEEGYSEDPWLTSVMATAYASGLRGSAPEVLKTAPTLKHFLAYNNETDRCTTSSNLPPRVLHEYELPAFRGPIESGAAVAVMPSYNLVNGRPAHLSPLIARALRAWAPDDLLVVSDAYAPGNLTALQGYHDSLPEAYAHAVKAGLDSFTQDDDRTEATLGHLRDALARGLLAEEDVDAAVRHTLSIRFRLGEFDPATPYDEINDNVVNCPEHQALAREAARRSFVLLENDGLLPLRDVTRIAVIGQLGDTLMEDWYSGTLPYAVTARAGLAERCETTFCEAVDRVTLTADAGPVAADPAGGPLRAGAAEQGLFDLFDWGGGAYALRAVTTGRFVSVDGTTLVNDQPGPNGWEVRQTFRMEERPRGTLALRHISTGCYVGVAEDGVLSLVDDADQAAWLAMDVVRSGTDEAARLAAEADVAVVVVGDHPLVNGRETEDRMTLALASAQDAVVRAVRKANPRTVMVITSGYPLTWTEGELPAVLWSAHGGQEYGHALAEVLFGDADPEGRLTQTWYRSEQELPDLLDYDIIASDATYQYFRGVPLHPFGHGLSYTTFDYADLRVRLAGEVLEAEVTVTNTGPRAGVEVVQFYTHQQRSRVKQPLRRLRGFEKVRLEPGESRTVGLRLPVADLAFWDVTRGRFVVERAPHRLMAGRSATDLRLSACFEVEGEVVPPQSGLLRAADHDEYDAITFVDETRQDGDAVRSGAEGAWILFRQVDLTDAATCVATAGSTEGGMITVRLGDPLYGRPVAAFPVPRTERYDHHPITASLQGVDGVHDLYVVFENEGVTLTGVDLGAGA, translated from the coding sequence ATGATCATGCAACAACCCCCCTTCCGCGACCCAGCGGCCCCGCTTCGAGACCGGATCGACGACCTGATGAGCAGGCTCACGCTCGACGAGAAGGTGGGCCTGCTGCACCAGTACCAGGCGCCGGTGGAGCGGCTGGGGCTCGGCGCGTTCCGCACGGGCACCGAGGCGCTGCACGGCCTGGCCTGGCTCGGCCCCGCCACCGTCTTCCCGCAGGCCATCGGGCTGGCCTCGACCTGGGACCGCGACCTGGTCCGCCGGGTCGGCGAGGCGACGAGTGACGAGGTGCTGGCCTTCCACCACAAGGACCCCGCCGGGGCGGGGCTCAACGTGTGGGCGCCCGTGGTGAACCCGCTGCGCGACCCGCGGTGGGGGCGGAACGAGGAGGGGTACTCCGAAGATCCGTGGCTGACCTCGGTCATGGCCACCGCCTACGCGTCCGGGCTTCGTGGGAGCGCTCCCGAAGTTCTGAAGACGGCCCCGACGCTCAAGCACTTCCTGGCCTACAACAACGAGACCGACCGCTGCACCACCTCCAGCAACCTGCCGCCCCGGGTGCTGCACGAGTACGAGCTGCCGGCCTTCCGCGGGCCCATCGAGTCGGGCGCGGCGGTGGCCGTGATGCCGTCGTACAACCTGGTCAACGGCCGCCCCGCGCACCTCAGCCCGCTGATCGCGCGGGCCCTGCGTGCCTGGGCGCCGGACGACCTGCTGGTGGTCAGCGACGCGTACGCGCCCGGCAACCTCACCGCGCTGCAGGGCTACCACGACTCGCTGCCCGAGGCGTACGCGCACGCGGTCAAGGCGGGCCTCGACAGCTTCACCCAGGACGACGACCGCACCGAGGCCACCCTCGGCCACCTGCGGGACGCGCTCGCGCGGGGGCTGCTGGCCGAGGAGGACGTCGACGCGGCCGTGCGGCACACGTTGTCGATCCGGTTCCGGCTGGGCGAGTTCGACCCGGCGACGCCGTACGACGAGATCAACGACAACGTGGTCAACTGCCCCGAGCACCAGGCGCTGGCCAGGGAGGCGGCGCGGCGCTCGTTCGTGCTGCTGGAGAACGACGGCCTGCTCCCGCTGCGGGACGTGACGCGGATCGCGGTGATCGGGCAGCTCGGCGACACGCTCATGGAGGACTGGTACAGCGGCACCCTGCCGTACGCGGTCACCGCCCGCGCGGGGCTGGCCGAGCGGTGCGAGACCACGTTCTGCGAGGCCGTGGACCGGGTGACGCTGACCGCCGACGCGGGGCCGGTCGCGGCCGACCCCGCCGGCGGCCCGCTGCGCGCGGGGGCCGCCGAGCAGGGGCTGTTCGACCTGTTCGACTGGGGCGGCGGCGCGTACGCGCTGCGGGCCGTGACCACCGGCCGGTTCGTGTCGGTGGACGGGACGACGCTGGTCAACGACCAGCCGGGGCCGAACGGGTGGGAGGTGCGCCAGACGTTCCGCATGGAGGAGCGCCCGCGCGGCACGCTCGCCCTGCGCCACATCTCGACCGGCTGCTACGTCGGCGTGGCCGAAGACGGCGTGCTGAGCCTGGTGGACGACGCCGACCAGGCCGCCTGGCTGGCCATGGACGTGGTCAGGAGCGGCACCGACGAGGCCGCCCGCCTGGCCGCCGAGGCCGACGTGGCGGTCGTGGTGGTCGGCGACCACCCGCTGGTGAACGGCCGCGAGACCGAGGACCGCATGACGCTGGCCCTGGCCTCCGCCCAGGATGCCGTGGTCCGCGCCGTACGCAAGGCGAACCCGCGCACGGTCATGGTCATCACCAGCGGCTACCCGCTCACCTGGACCGAGGGCGAGCTGCCCGCCGTGCTCTGGTCGGCGCACGGCGGCCAGGAGTACGGCCACGCCCTGGCGGAGGTGCTGTTCGGCGACGCCGACCCCGAGGGCCGCCTCACCCAGACCTGGTACCGCTCCGAGCAGGAGCTGCCCGACCTGCTCGACTACGACATCATCGCCTCCGACGCCACCTACCAGTACTTCCGCGGCGTGCCCCTGCACCCGTTCGGCCACGGTCTCAGCTACACCACGTTCGACTACGCGGACCTGCGCGTCCGCCTGGCGGGCGAGGTGCTGGAGGCGGAGGTCACGGTGACGAACACGGGCCCGCGCGCCGGCGTCGAGGTCGTGCAGTTCTACACCCACCAGCAGCGCTCGCGGGTCAAGCAGCCGCTGCGCCGCCTGCGCGGGTTCGAGAAGGTGCGCCTGGAGCCGGGCGAGAGCCGTACCGTCGGGCTCCGGCTGCCGGTCGCGGACCTGGCGTTCTGGGACGTCACCAGGGGCAGGTTCGTCGTGGAGCGCGCGCCGCACCGGCTCATGGCCGGCCGAAGCGCCACCGACCTGCGGCTGAGCGCCTGCTTCGAGGTCGAGGGCGAGGTCGTCCCGCCCCAGTCGGGGCTGCTGCGCGCCGCCGACCACGACGAGTACGACGCGATCACGTTCGTGGACGAGACCAGGCAGGACGGCGACGCGGTGCGCTCCGGCGCGGAGGGGGCGTGGATCCTGTTCCGCCAGGTGGACCTGACCGATGCGGCGACGTGCGTGGCCACGGCGGGCAGCACCGAGGGCGGCATGATCACCGTCCGGCTCGGCGACCCGCTCTACGGCAGGCCGGTGGCCGCGTTCCCGGTGCCCAGGACCGAGCGGTACGACCATCACCCCATCACGGCCTCGCTCCAGGGCGTGGACGGGGTGCACGATCTCTACGTGGTGTTCGAGAACGAGGGCGTGACCCTGACCGGGGTGGACTTAGGAGCCGGGGCTTGA
- a CDS encoding ABC transporter permease: MGTVTTRRRRSAGPTAPPSTGTKPNDPTWRAKLRRDWPLLVMNLPMLLVVVAFWWAPALGNVIAFQDYNPYTDGILGSPIIGFTNFALLFEDPQFIRAITNTLSITAFQLVFYFPVPIMLALLLNSIVSARLRAFVQGVVYMPFFFSWVLVIAIFQQMFGGAGLLAQTLRQNGYEGVDLMTNSDTFILLLTSQTIWKDAGWGAIIFLAALSTIDPNLYEAAAVDGARRWRRMWHITLPGLRPVIVLLLILRLGDALNVGFEQFMLQRSAVGSEASEVFDTFVYWSGIRTGDLGYGAAAGLFKGVVGLLLIIAANRVAHAFGERGVYSRS; this comes from the coding sequence GTGGGCACGGTGACCACCCGGCGGCGGCGCTCCGCCGGACCCACCGCACCCCCGTCGACCGGCACCAAGCCCAACGACCCGACCTGGCGGGCCAAACTCCGCAGGGACTGGCCGCTGCTGGTGATGAACCTGCCGATGCTGCTGGTCGTCGTGGCCTTCTGGTGGGCCCCGGCGCTCGGCAACGTGATCGCCTTCCAGGACTACAACCCGTACACCGACGGCATCCTCGGCAGCCCGATCATCGGCTTCACGAACTTCGCGCTGCTCTTCGAGGACCCGCAGTTCATCCGCGCCATCACCAACACCCTGTCGATCACCGCCTTCCAGCTCGTCTTCTACTTCCCCGTGCCGATCATGCTGGCGCTGCTGCTCAACAGCATCGTCTCGGCCAGGCTGAGGGCGTTCGTGCAGGGCGTCGTCTACATGCCGTTCTTCTTCTCCTGGGTGCTGGTCATCGCCATCTTCCAGCAGATGTTCGGCGGCGCGGGCCTGCTGGCGCAGACCCTGCGGCAGAACGGCTACGAGGGCGTCGACCTGATGACGAACTCCGACACGTTCATCCTGCTGCTCACCTCCCAGACCATCTGGAAGGACGCCGGCTGGGGCGCGATCATCTTCCTGGCCGCCCTCAGCACCATCGACCCCAACCTGTACGAGGCCGCCGCCGTGGACGGCGCCCGCCGGTGGCGGCGCATGTGGCACATCACCCTGCCCGGCCTGCGCCCCGTGATCGTGCTGCTGCTGATCCTGCGCCTGGGCGACGCCCTGAACGTCGGCTTCGAACAGTTCATGCTGCAACGCAGCGCCGTCGGCAGCGAGGCGTCCGAGGTGTTCGACACGTTCGTGTACTGGTCGGGCATCCGCACCGGGGACCTCGGGTACGGGGCGGCGGCCGGGCTGTTCAAGGGCGTCGTCGGGCTGCTGCTCATCATCGCGGCCAACCGGGTGGCGCACGCGTTCGGCGAACGAGGGGTGTATTCGAGATCATGA
- a CDS encoding extracellular solute-binding protein, with product MSTTRRGFLGLVGASVLVAGCAEKKQVSKGTAVAADKLKSLVPTRIPFDIPGLKPDLPGSEFVQAGFLTRPAQMVQAVTTPPLTSGKEVTAMTPLWGTVPPGLGDNSYFEEVNKRLGGTVRFNISDGNTYGQKLSTVLASGDVPEMVMVPEWELVKIGHFTEAANKLFADLSPYLAGDKAKEFPLLANYDTAAWQYGVFGNILQGIPWQNDPYPFATFVRQDIMQELGLEHPRSADDLTTLGKAITDAKKKRWAFGGGLEQEMQRAFGAPREWRKKSDGTLVYKYETEEWLASIEFVTKLFEAGYVHPDIVANKDADNKAIFGSGEMIVYRDGLGAWHEALGRFQADNPKFDMQIVDPYPAHAGGTPIMWRNEPASMFVFIKKGLGDARTRELLALSNWASGPFGTQEYELCSNGIEGKHYTVENGKVKQTALGRKEVAPTYLFLSGRPNANAMSQYEGLVQSSWDWQTKASKLLENDPFVGIRVEKPAKMAGLTTPTEDKMQEIFRGKRPVSEWSKIVKEWQEQGGNEAREFYMKVARENGRL from the coding sequence ATGTCCACGACTCGCCGCGGGTTCCTCGGCCTGGTCGGTGCGAGCGTTCTGGTGGCTGGTTGCGCCGAGAAGAAACAGGTGTCCAAGGGCACGGCCGTGGCGGCCGACAAGCTCAAGAGCCTGGTCCCCACCAGGATCCCGTTCGACATCCCCGGGCTCAAGCCCGACCTGCCCGGCAGCGAGTTCGTCCAGGCCGGCTTCCTGACCCGCCCCGCCCAGATGGTGCAGGCCGTCACCACCCCGCCGCTCACCAGCGGCAAGGAGGTGACCGCGATGACGCCGCTGTGGGGGACGGTGCCGCCCGGCCTCGGCGACAACTCCTACTTCGAGGAGGTCAACAAGCGCCTCGGGGGCACGGTCCGCTTCAACATCTCCGACGGCAACACCTACGGGCAGAAGCTCAGCACCGTCCTGGCCAGCGGTGACGTGCCGGAGATGGTCATGGTGCCCGAGTGGGAGCTGGTCAAGATCGGCCACTTCACCGAGGCCGCCAACAAGCTCTTCGCCGACCTGTCGCCCTACCTGGCCGGGGACAAGGCCAAGGAGTTCCCCCTGCTGGCCAACTACGACACCGCCGCCTGGCAGTACGGCGTCTTCGGCAACATCCTCCAGGGCATCCCCTGGCAGAACGACCCGTACCCGTTCGCCACGTTCGTCCGCCAGGACATCATGCAGGAGCTGGGCCTGGAGCACCCCAGGAGCGCGGACGACCTGACCACGCTCGGCAAGGCCATCACCGACGCCAAGAAGAAGCGCTGGGCATTCGGCGGCGGCCTGGAGCAGGAGATGCAGCGCGCGTTCGGCGCTCCGCGCGAATGGCGCAAGAAGAGCGACGGCACGCTCGTCTACAAGTACGAGACCGAGGAGTGGCTCGCCTCGATCGAGTTCGTCACCAAGCTCTTCGAGGCCGGCTACGTGCACCCCGACATCGTGGCCAACAAGGACGCCGACAACAAGGCCATCTTCGGCAGCGGCGAGATGATCGTCTACCGCGACGGCCTCGGCGCCTGGCACGAGGCCCTCGGCCGCTTCCAGGCCGACAACCCCAAGTTCGACATGCAGATCGTCGACCCGTACCCGGCGCACGCGGGCGGCACGCCCATCATGTGGCGCAACGAGCCCGCCAGCATGTTCGTCTTCATCAAGAAGGGCCTCGGCGACGCCCGCACCCGCGAGCTGCTCGCGCTGTCCAACTGGGCCTCCGGCCCGTTCGGCACGCAGGAGTACGAGCTCTGCTCCAACGGCATCGAGGGCAAGCACTACACGGTCGAGAACGGCAAGGTCAAGCAGACCGCGCTCGGCCGCAAGGAGGTCGCGCCCACCTACCTGTTCCTGTCCGGACGGCCCAACGCGAACGCCATGAGCCAGTACGAGGGCCTCGTCCAGTCCTCGTGGGACTGGCAGACCAAGGCGTCCAAGCTCCTGGAGAACGACCCGTTCGTCGGCATCCGCGTCGAGAAGCCCGCCAAGATGGCCGGCCTGACCACCCCCACCGAGGACAAGATGCAGGAGATCTTCCGCGGCAAGCGCCCGGTCTCCGAATGGTCCAAGATCGTCAAGGAGTGGCAGGAGCAGGGCGGCAACGAGGCGCGCGAGTTCTACATGAAGGTCGCGCGTGAGAACGGCAGGCTCTGA
- a CDS encoding SMI1/KNR4 family protein, whose translation MEVDEAQIQDVEQQLGVQFPDDYRGFLITEGAAGRLVESVEGYLMLQPLGELVASNAAGEIQTRFPGAVAIGGDGSRELLVYDFRKDPPPLLLLDVTAENWQQGVYQAGSFSELLRLFPERGWDWGPPEDC comes from the coding sequence GTGGAAGTAGACGAGGCCCAGATTCAGGATGTCGAACAGCAGTTGGGCGTCCAGTTTCCCGACGACTACCGGGGGTTCCTGATTACCGAGGGGGCCGCGGGGCGGCTCGTCGAGTCGGTCGAGGGCTACCTGATGTTGCAGCCGTTGGGGGAGCTCGTGGCGTCCAACGCGGCGGGAGAGATTCAGACGCGCTTTCCTGGTGCAGTGGCGATCGGGGGTGACGGAAGCAGGGAGTTGCTGGTGTATGACTTCAGGAAGGATCCGCCGCCGCTTTTACTACTGGATGTCACCGCAGAGAACTGGCAGCAAGGCGTTTATCAGGCTGGGTCCTTCTCCGAACTCTTGCGTTTGTTCCCTGAGCGTGGCTGGGACTGGGGCCCACCGGAGGACTGCTAG